The DNA sequence TTAGGTGGCGTCTTCGTGTTAGCTGATAAAGGGTAAATTTCATATCCGCTTTCAACTAAATCAAGTGCCACATACAACGAAGCGAATTCCTTCATTGTTTATCGCCACCAAACATATTAAAATTGTCCACGTTTGTGTAGTGATTTTCAGCATATTGATTTATTACTGTAATTAACCCGCGTAGGTCACCAACCCTATCTATATCGTTGTCTAAATTATCACTGGCTAACTGACTTAAGGCTCCCAATGCGTTGGCTAACGTACCTGATTCAAACGCTAAATCATCTAAGTCCTCTATTTTATTCATTTTTATCTTTTCCCTTCATCAAAACAGTAGTGACGTGTTATAATTAAGGGGAAACATACATCCCATCCCTAATTATCTGACCTACTGCCGTTCAAAGCTAAGTAGGTCTTTTTTGTATGCCTTCTTCATTCCAACTAACGCCGTAGCAATGCCAAGAAAATAACTGGCAAAAAGTCCGACTAACAATAAACTGACCAAATTCATAGGGCCACCTCATCAAGCTTTTAAATAATATCAGACAAAAGCATCAAATTGTGTCTTCACATCGCTATTTAACGCAACAGCTATTTTCATAGCTGTTGGCCCCGTGCAAGTCCTTTTTCCGTTTAATACCTGAGATAAAAATGACTCGCTAATCCCCGTAATATCAGACATTTTGGATTGGGTTAGGCCCTGTAAAGCAATGCTTTCTTTTGCTAGTTTGGAATTTTTAATCTTGCACTTCAAAATATCGTCACCTCCTATCTACAAGAAGCATGATAGCATACTGAGATTTTGCTTGCAAACGTTTAGCATACATTTGTCAAAAAAACGTGTTTTTGTCTGATGTTTATGAGATAATTATCTCATCTTGAACTAAAGGAGTAATATCATGAACGACTTTGATTATAAATTCCCGGAAGTTTTAAAATTCATTCGTAATCACACACCTTATCAAGGCAAAAAAAGGCTATCCTTGAGAAAATTATCTGAACTTTCCGGCGTATCAACACCATACATTTCACAGCTAGAACAATTCAGCCAGCAAAGAAAGCCAAGTATGGAAACCGTATCAAAACTAGCAACTGGCTTAACAGTTCCTACAAAAGCTAACCAAAGTGACATGTTTAAGCTACTAAGTAGCACAGCCGGATATTCAAAGATTGATCCACGTGTCGCCCTGAAAATCACCAAAACATTACCTAACGTGAAATTTTCCGACTTTTTGCAACTCGTTTTAGGATATACAGGAACCATTAATTTAGATGAAAATAACGAGGAAAGGATTGCAAACGAAGCTTATAAAAACTGGGATAATTCAGAATTAGAAACAGTTAACGAATTGCTGTATCAATATAAATTAATGCGAAATAACATCCACTTAGAAGATTGCGAAGATGGGAATCATAAAATTATGCTAGATTCAAAAGATCTAACCAAAGTAGAAAATATTGTTTTACTTGGTGCAATAAAAACAATTCGAGAACTAAGAAACAATGGTAAATAAAAATAGGCCAGCAGACTACAATTAAGTAATCTACTGGCCTACTATTAATTATTATTCTTCTTCTCGTTCAATTCCCCACTCGTCAACATTTACAATGTCATCAATAGCAGGACCATTATTGGCCGCAAGAGTAACATCAATGTCATACCAATAACTAATATACCTACCTCTTACTCCAAGTGAAAAATTCTCATTACCTGATTTAACACAACAGGAACGACGTAGCCAATGACACACAAGATAATACCGGTCTTTTGAATAACGGTTAAGTCCTTAAAATCATGCCAGAATCCCACAATTAGACAAATAACCCCAATTAAAATTAAGAATGAAATTAAAACTGCAATATTAACCCAATTAATCATGTGATCACCTCATCTATTAGCTATACCGATTCTTACTTTACATAAGGCGGCTTATCCCAAGTAACCCACATTCACCGCGGTACTTCCACATTCCGTTCTTTTTTGATTGTGAACTTGTCCAAAAAAGAAGTGGTATAGGTCGCAGATTGGCTTTAATTGGGGAAAGAAATTTTGTGAAATTTACTGGTATTACGTCTAGGCCATTCCCTTAAATTCAACTGTCTCATTCTTTGTATTAACCAAAAATTTGCCAACACTTCCCCGATACTTCACTGATACTTTAAAGGAATACTTGTAATTTACCCGAGTGTATCGAATACTACTAATTCTTCCCTGATACCCTTGACTACGCAAAACTCTCTTCACTTGGTTCCTTTGTCGATCAGTAATTCTTGCAGAACTCCGATAGATTGTCTTCTTAACGATCACATCTGGATTCAATGGAACAATGTAATCCTTACCTTCCAACAATTCCACCAACTTTCTTTTTTCTTTGGAATTTGTCTTGACGGGTTACGGTTTTCCATTCAGTTTAGAGGGAGTGACGTTTTGAGCGCAGAATTGTTCCCTGGAATCAGCTATTTGGAATAACTGAACCAGAGTACAATTCTACTACTAAAAGTTTCCCCTTAGTTCGTCGGTCGTTAACGCCCGTCGCTTGTCTGTACAATTGCGGTATTGCTACCACCACTCATTATAAACCTACGTTTTCGGTTTAACCTACTAAAAAACGCCCTAGAAGGCGTTGATGATACGTATTTATTTTTGTTCGATCACCAACTAATCAATGGCACCAAGCCGAAGCTTCGTTTTACCACCCGCGCCGTTAATGGTCGCGC is a window from the Levilactobacillus yonginensis genome containing:
- a CDS encoding helix-turn-helix domain-containing protein — its product is MNDFDYKFPEVLKFIRNHTPYQGKKRLSLRKLSELSGVSTPYISQLEQFSQQRKPSMETVSKLATGLTVPTKANQSDMFKLLSSTAGYSKIDPRVALKITKTLPNVKFSDFLQLVLGYTGTINLDENNEERIANEAYKNWDNSELETVNELLYQYKLMRNNIHLEDCEDGNHKIMLDSKDLTKVENIVLLGAIKTIRELRNNGK
- a CDS encoding helix-turn-helix domain-containing protein, with product MKCKIKNSKLAKESIALQGLTQSKMSDITGISESFLSQVLNGKRTCTGPTAMKIAVALNSDVKTQFDAFV